From the genome of Malus sylvestris chromosome 6, drMalSylv7.2, whole genome shotgun sequence, one region includes:
- the LOC126624969 gene encoding calmodulin-6-like — MADQLTDDQLNMLKTKFNAFDPDGTGIITRDQLADVLRSLGQDPTEEELDQFVQQLGSEDGNIHWDKFVELMAQTISALAGQ, encoded by the exons ATGGCAGATCAATTGACAGATGATCAACTGAACATGCTCAAGACTAAATTCAATGCCTTCGACCCGGATGGCACTG gCATAATCACTAGGGATCAGCTGGCCGATGTGTTGAGATCGTTAGGGCAAGATCCCACCGAGGAGGAGTTGGATCAATTTGTGCAGCAGCTAGGCAGTGAGGATGGGAATATTCACTGGGATAAATTCGTCGAACTCATGGCCCAGACAATTTCTGCATTAGCTGGGCAGTGA